CGGCAGAGTGCCGATCGCCAGACGACGCATTTTCCCTGCTAGCATTTCTGACTTCATTTGTGCTTAGTTCTTCTCCGTGGCCCTGCTCGCCCCGACGTACATGTTCTTCAAGTACTACTACGCCGGCTTCCCGACGTCGTCCTTGCCCGAGGACTGGGACCCTTCCCCGATGCTCTTCTGGAACTGGATCATGCAGGTGTTCTACAACCcgatcctcgccctcgtcaagTCGTCGGTACTGGTCTTTCTTCTCCGGCTGGGCGGCCACAAGCCCGGTGTGCGGTACGCCATCTACACCCTCAACACGGTCAACCTGGCCACCATGGTTGCCATCTTCTTGGTCGTGCTGTTCCAGACCATTCCGATCAATGCCTTCTGGGACCCGACGATCCCCAAGCAGAGGGAGATTGACGGCCCTCTGTTCTACATcgtcagcgccatcatcactATCATTACCGACTTTTTtgtcctcgccatcccctTTTGGATCTTCCTCGGGCTCAAGATGCGCATGGCCGCTAAGATAGGCCTCATTGTGGTGTTCCTTGCGGGTGGCGTGTAAGCATTTCCACGGAGCTCATGATACTCGCGTCCACCTCTCCGTCGGCGTGTAAAAAGGTGCCTCTGCTAACCGCGGGGACCCCCCCTCCTAAAGATCGATCGTGGTGGCCATCCTCCGCGTCCACGAGCTGCGCAGGAAGCTATACAACATAGACCCCACCTACGACGCGCGcaacggcatcggcgacACGTACAGCGCCATCGAGGTGAACctctccatcatcgccgcctgcaTCCCGGCTCTGCGGCCGCTCTTCCGCCGGTGGATGCCGGGCATGTTCTCCAACAAGAGCAGCGCCGACAATGCGGGCTATAAcagcggcgccgggggcggGCAGTACGCGCGctacggcgccggcaccgggaACGGCACAGGAAACGGCCGGATCAACAGGAATACGGTCGGCAACGGATTCCCGATGAAGGACATGCGCAGCACGCACACGGAGATTAGGGGCCACTCGCCggacggcagcgaggaggagatcatGACGTTTAACGGCATCATCCGGACGACCAATGTGAGAAGCAACTTGCAAAACGAAGAATggggcgatgatgatggtaACGGTATGAGGTTGCTAATGTCTACTCACAGGTCCACGTCACGTACAACGATTCGAATTCGATCATGACGGACAAGGAGTCGGGGGCGGAGCgtgtcgatgccgagaagCCGGTAAAGCAGAACAGCAACTTTGGCCTGGGTCCCAATATCtgagaaaaggaagaaaatAGGGGCTTACTGGTGCAGGGTTTGCGTAATCCAACTTGGTGTAGACACTGGTTCCCAATGTCCGGTCTCAGGCAGACCCCCGGTACACTACTGCCTACCGACATGGGACCGGTACTGAAAACTCTGACTCTTACGGCTATATTATTTTCCATTTGTCTGTTACTGATGATTGAAAGAGGCCGAGTCACTATGCTCGCTAATTACACATTGGGGTTCGACAGCTCGCTCAAGTGGTTGCAGCAGCTCAGGAGTACGAAATATCAGGATCCATTTTCCGCATCACGACTCACAATGAACTCCCGGGTAACAACCTGACCAGCGACACAATTATCCAACTTGGGGACGTTTGCGTGCAGATCCAGAAACATGGTTTGAATGTTTGAAGGAGTCGCCTTCTGATTAACAACCCCTCGTCAACATCAAAGCATACCGCTTCTACTGCACTCGGTTTGGCTTCTAGAGCCCATGCGAAGCAAGACTCTCGGGCGATGCAAAGACGGCTCACATGAATCACTTTCGCTTCAGAATTCTCTGCTCTAACAGAATTATGAGCTTCATCAGATGACTTAAGAAAATCCGGCGTAATATTGATGGAGATTATGCAATAGGGCCAAACATAGCAGAAAGGCAGTCTCAATTCCTCCACTCCCGCTCGCCCTAATCTATTTATAACAAAGTGTTCCACCGGGATCTTGGTCCAATACTTATCCTCAAGGGGTTACCAAGCACGGCGGCTGCTCGAACCCGCAGCTTCAACCAGCCCATTCATCTCTGTCTCGAGAAAGGACGCCCCTGTGAAGAGCCATTCTGGACAGCCAATACTAACGGACAAGCCAGAGGCTGAGCAAACATTTCTGACTCGATGTCCTGTGCTCTCGAAGCAAAGCGCTGCCGGTCGGAGACTGTCCTGTTGTTCAACGTCTCGGCCACCCGATGACCTCGGCTTCGGAAATGCGGTACCAAAGGGTAGTGCCCCCAACCCGAGCCCCTCGGCCATTGCTCTGCCCCTGATGTTGAACTTTGCCTAGAAAGGCTTAGAGTGCATCAAATGTGCTTAAAGAGGTTGTATCTTTATATTTACCACTAAATTAGACTCCCTCTGAATGGCAACGGCAAGACGTCCGCATAACGCTAGAAAATTACTCGTTATATGAGCAGACTTAGGCATGGAATGCTTACATCAACAACCCATTCATATCTGCTTATTTAGGACACATCGGAAAGACCAGATCTATCTTACTAGTCAGAGAAATATAAGAAGGACCAAGTTTAGGCAGCCAGAGGCATTCTTTTGCACGcgctttctttttccccgTCACAATGAGGTCTCTATCGCTTCTCaacatcctcttcatcctaCTCTTAGGTGCATTCGCCGGCATACTAGAGGACAAAGGATACGAGGTCAGAATCACAAATGGCATGTACGAGGTCTTTTCCAAGCATTTCGACGATGAACTAGCCGTCAACTCCGTCAAGTTCAGCCCGGACAGCAAGTCGATGACTATCTACAGAGCTTACAACGGTTGGGAAGACGCTCACCCTGGGAAGATGAGACTGTCTGAAGTTCTCCAGGCCCTCTGTCAGGAGGCGCGTGTGAATCCTGAAAACATGGAATGGGTTATTCTCTCTGCTGTCATGAACGACGATACACTCAACGTCCTCATGAAATACGTTCGCGACCGTAATATGAGGAACCCGGAGAGTATTATGGTCGCCAAAGGCGATGCCGAGTGGGACGAATTCGCAAACACCCCCTTCGTTAAGGCTGTGGATCGCATACTCACAACGAAAAGCGTCAACGCGTTTGTGGCGAGGAAAGGGAACTCGATGTTCCCAGATGTCTTTCTGTCTATAGGTTGATGGTGGGTGGTTTCCATCACAAGCTCCTAGTCCCAACTAACGCAAGTCCACCCAGGCCTGCATCACAATGCGTAATGAATGCTTATACGCCGTCTTGTCAACAGCCACACCAAGACTAATCGAACTCGGATGTTCAGCCCAGCGCTTCCCTGTGGACGAATTCATAAGATAGTCATCAAACACGCCGAAGTAGTGTCCGCCGACCAAGGACCAACACTAATCAACGACAAATGTGGCGTCTGCAGGAACATTAGACACAATGTGCGAACATGTCAGTTTAACAAGGAAATATTTACCGAAACATGTTCTAAGTAGTTTTTAATTACATTGATCAAGTACGCTAGCCATCCTTTGCTGTTTGGATGTAGTTGTAGTAAAGTGACCAGCTTGCTTACGACGAAAGATATAGCAAGGCACGTTACCTGCAAGTGTAGTGTTTACGTTGAATGGCCTCTGGTATGTGTATGGAGGGGTGATCACGGTTGTTCTATTCTGTGATGTCTTCTCCTAAAGTCTATCTAGGCGCTGGATTTGTAGCCACGTCAACGTATAAGGTGAAACCGTCACATAAGGCTGAGTGGTCCAAGCGTTCAGGGTACCCCCGAACGCTTATCCCTGCTATCCTCATGGTCCCCGCCGCGTACGGTCATGCCGAGCGTTGTTCCAACAGTTttatatatattattatCTACACCGCATTGCGGAACATAAGGTCCTAGACCCGCACTGCGGAACATAAGGTCCTAGACAGGCTTCTATGTACTTCTTATACCTGGAAAAGTTTGAGGCCGAAACTCAATACTCTAAGCCTTGAAACTTCTCTTAACGCTTTTCCCACCgtccgccaacgccgtcatgTTGGGGTTTCCGGGCTTGATGTACTCCTTCTCGCGAGGCAGCGCAGCAATGACCTCGTCCGAGAGGTTCAGAGTATCCTTGACGACCTGCTTGGGAGTGAGGGCCAACCACTGCGCGGCGCTGATGTCGGAGAACTTGGGCGCctggaggacctcgaggaagacgacgtcctcggtACCCGTGTTCTCGATGTAGTGGCTGTCGCCGACCTTGATGTagccgacgtcgccggccgtGAAGTCAAAGGTGCGGGACGCCTCGGGCGCCTCAAAGATGGTCATGCGCCCGGAGCCCTGGAGGAAGTAGTTCCACTCGTCGCTCGTCGTGTGCCAGTGGATCTCGCGCATCGCGCCGGGctgcacgacgacgagggccgcggCGAAGTTGCTCGCGATGGGGAACGTCTGCGGGTCGAGGATCTTGACGGAGCCGCCGGGGACCTGGaggggctgctgctgcgacCAGTGGTAGGTGTAggactcggcgccgacgagagACCCGGCTGACGAGGTTTGGTTTTGTTCCTGGATGTCCTTGGGCGGGGGCGTGCCGTTGAAGATCTGTCGCTACACGTAAGCCCTCGTTCACATGTCCAGAGGATGTTGCCGCGGTATGCACAAAGTCCAACTTACGTATCGCTGGTCTTGAGGAATGTTGTCAAACGCAGAGACATCCACCTTCATGTTCTTCGAAAGGACCGACAGAGGGTTTCTCAGAAACATTTGAGAAGCGAGAAACGTGTTCTCTTCGCTGAAACCTCCGTTGTCAAAGACAAGGAGGAACTCGGTACCCTGGTCGAACGCCTGGATGCTATGCGGAACGCCCTTGGGGAAGAACCACACATCCTGGACTTGGTCAGTACCCATGCTCTTTACAGCCTTCCATGAGAATCTGGACTCACCCCGGCCGTCAAGTCATCGACGAAGCTCTTGCCGTCCTCATTCATCGCGGCAATGCGGCAGCTCCCCTTGAGCATGAGCGCCCATTCGGCCGACGTGTGCCAGTGCATTTCGCGGTAGGCGTTGGGCTGCAGCTTcatgtcgacgccggccatgCGAGTGGCGACGGGCAGCACCTTGGTGTTCTGCTGacgggcccagcccgcgCCGGACTCGCTGCCGAGGCGGTTGTGGGAGAGCCCGAGGGGCCACATGGCGTTCTCCACGTCGCCCTTGTCGGTGGCCGGCGGGGCGTATAGGTCGGGGTTGAGCTTCTCGTAGGCATTGGTTCCTGCGGCAAATCCGTGTTAGTGTCTTGGTCTCGCCAAATCACGGCCATCTCCGCTAAGGATGTGACATACTCGGGCCCGGGTCCGGGGATCCCAGCTTGCCGCGGATGGGCTGGGGGGCATCGACACCGTCAAAGTTGAGATAGAGGCCGAGTTTCCCGTCTGCTTGCTGGCCAGGAACGAGCTGaacatcgtcgacgatggctgAATCGGAGGTATCGGGGTCAGGGCGTGGAGCATTGCCTCCGAGCAGACCGGCGTCTCCTCTCAAGTTGCCGGTGGGAGCAGTCACGGATGGGATCGGGGGGGCGACACCACCCACGGGTCCCTTGTTTTCACCGTAGTCTCCCATTCTGAGACTCGTATTAGCCGAGTCTTTCCTATTCACTCGTCGCTGCGAAGACTCACTGGGGAGCGGGAACGGCGAATCCCTTGGGCAATGCCCCAAGCAAGGCAATTAGGAAAGCGGCATGAGTGTGCATGATGGAtagacggccgagagcagATGACAGCTTGACAGGTCGAGTTTCACGAGTGACTGATGGAACTATCAGGTGTCGTCTTCTGAGATGAACTGAGAGCGGGTAAGGAACAAACATTACAGCTCGGGCAGAACGATCTTCTTATACCCCGTCTCTTGATGTGACGAATTCGCTAGCTGTCGTTCCATTATGGGACTGCCAAAAGCAGCAAGTAACGTAGGCTAAGCCAATAATACCGTGCTCTGGCGATCTCTGAGCCCGTACCCCCCTCATCGATGTATGCCATCTGAGCATCTATCACAAGACAAAGTTGAGCTCGGCGGGACCGATCAAGCTCCACGACTAGGCGGGGAGGCAGCAGAATGCGGGCGACACGGAGCGAGCCCCGCGAGCAGCGAACTCGACGTGTTAGGAGCTCGGGACACACTCAATATCGGTGACGCGTAACTGCCGGTTCAGGTCCAGCGAAGGTTGTGACGGGTAAGACGGATAGAAAAGAGGTCCACACACGGTTGTGGCGGCACTGGTTGATGACATTTGGACTTCGTCAACAGAAAACCGTACAGGGATTACTCAGAGCCCGGAAGACAGCGCCAGCATTCTCGGTCAGAGGTCCAGCTGTTCTCGCGGAGCTTTCGGTACAAACTTAGCTTCTCGTCAGCCCTTTTCCTTTCCGAACAGCGTGACGAGATGTAAGGTGTCAGCTGCAAGCGTCATTGTCAGCAAGATGTCGAAATATAAGGCCCGGTGCTGTTAGTCCATCTGATATGAACCATACACACAGCTATGTTGGAGGGGAACACCCTACGTTGCATCCGACTATtcttgccgacgacggcaatTGTCATTTCGGCTGTGGGGTGACGCCAGAGAGGCTTAGTCGGTAATCAATAATGGTCCGTTCGCGATTCGTCCGAAGCCGCGACATCGTAGAATGTGTTGTCCGTGGCCGGATTATTCACGCACAAGGAGCGTAACACAACAGCATGGATGATTAAGTGGGCGGCGGATCGTTGACTGAACACCGGTATCTCGCAGAAAACTCGGGATTACGAGCTTACGTCCCGGGACCATGCAGGACTCCCGCATTATCTACCGCTAGCGTTCGGTTGCCGGCTCAGCAGTTCCGACTAAAGAAGCGGTCGGGAGGCTGGATCAAACCGCGAACCACTCAAAGAGAGTTTAAGAGCACGTTCAGCGGCATCTTCTAGACGATCGTCATTTGAGCCGGTATCCCCGTTGTAACCCTTCACGGCACCTGACTCATGTACATCTTACAGCTGTAGGACAAAAGACCTTGGGTATTTCGTCGGATTGTGGATGATTGTTGCATCACTTGGTTACTTTCAAAAATACATAAACGAAAGTTGCTACCTTAGGAGACAGGACTAAGCACAACCAAGCTTCGAAAAGAAGGGATGACTGCAACGTTGTGTTCTATGCGGCCACAGTAATCAGAGAAAGCGATCTATTTAAAGCCCCATAGACTGGCAGCTGGTCTTGTCAAACCTTGTTCTCGACCATCAGGGATCTTCACTGTTTTACAGCTCCGTCGAACACCATCATGGTCGGATCGTGCTGCGGTCTCAGATTCTGACTATGGGAGCGGCGGATAAGCCGTCATCGTGCCATCGTCCCATTCTGTCATCCTGCCCGCACCTTGCGCGGACGACTGCATACCGTATAAGCAGCCTCATCTTTTGCTGTCTTGCTTGTTGCATTGGAGTCAACTGTCTCCTTAAAAGGGAGGCTTGGACAAAAATATGTACTGTCGGTAACTGCTTCTAGAACTATAGAGTCTATCGCCCTAGTTTCAAGTACAACGCCAGCCTGAAGCTTGCCCGAGTATCGTCATCCTATCCAAACTAGCTGACAACAAGCTTGTCACgtgtagaagaagaagaagcgaATTCGCTTGGCTATATTGTTTGAGTCTCCCGTGCTATCGATCTTCACCGTCATTGATTCATTTCTCGACCCTGGTTAGCTGTTAGTAAACAGTTTGGACAAAACGCGAGAATTCAGCCGCAATTTCCCCCTCCTTATGTGCCGTGTTAAGACCCTCTAGCATCATGGCGCTTATAAATATCCACATGCGATAGAAGGAACATGGTCATCAAATGGCTGCACAGGGGAATTGAAGAGCGATATTTGATTTGGTTTGGAGGGTAAATATACTCTTCAAGCTTTTCATCATTATATGATTTGGACATGTTGTCCAACACTTTCAAACGCGATCAGGACTGACAAACCCTGATTTTCCTGGTGTCTTTGGTCCATCGCATTTGAGTCCTGACTTCAGCGTTCAGGAGGAGCTATCTGCGTTGAATAACCTCTTTAGAAGTATCAGCGACACGGTATCGGTTATAAAATCCCATAAAGCATTCTAGAACAGACATTCACTAACTAGTAGAAGACAATTTCGCAGAAAACTGCATTGGAGCACCAGAAACAAATGAGAATAACAAGACCCCTTTGGTCTCCTGGAATCACCGACCAAAACTCCAAACAAAACCGATCCAATTATCCCTCTGCAACTCTGTACCCTGTTGAAGGGCTCTAAGTACAATTGTAATCCTCCCCTCGCTCCTTGATTTCTTTGCTTCCCCGTACTCATCTCAAGAAACCGATTTCTGGTTTGGACCCAAATAGCCTGATTCTACAAAGCATGATGATTCCAAAGCTTAGGAGCAACGTGAGAGCAATCTTCTGTCGTCTATGCTTGAGTTCCAAGTCGACTCTGGAGTTGATAGACCCCATTATGACTCGTTAACTGTCCTTCTAAGATATGTTAGATCTCTGTGTAGTGAGCATTGGTCGTGCTCTGTGGTGAGAGATGCGAATATGCTACTCCAGCCGCTTCCGCGAACCTTGAGATGCCACCTGACAGGAAAATCTTTGACTTGAGGTGGAATTACCTTTCCATCGTTCTTGTCATCCTCCGGTACTTTCTGCGCACATCCAACAGTTCTGATGATTCAGATTGGCAGTGAGCCAATTTGGACCTCTTGAAAACTGGTTTCAAGCATGTTTGGGCATTGAAACAAGCTTTGGTTGCTGTAGTCGATAGAAGACCATTCAGATTTCTCCATCGGGTCGATTATTGCATTCTCTGCCCCTTCGTACATGTCTGTAAAGCCAGCATCGTTGACATTGGGACCGATGTCAGCCATCGCGTCAAACTCTGCAGGAATCCCTTCCCAGACTTGATTTTCATCCACGTCAGAAACCGGACGGGAGCATGGTTGATGTAGGAGACCATTCAGGTCCTTCTGCTCAGGATTAGATGCTGAGAAGACCTTATCATCGTTGTCTTCGCCACGTGGTGGCCCTGATGAGAGATGGTGGGGGTTTGAAAGCTGCTCGTTGTCTGGACCTCCGACGGACCCTTCCACCGGTGTAGAGGGCCGAAACCGGTTTCCAAAGACGTTGTGGGATTCTTCCATCATGTTCAACATGACATTCTTCAGCCTGACCTCATCCCCGTCTTGCATATGCAGCGATTCCGTAAACTTCTTAACAATCTGGTCTCCCTCGTTCTGCCAGAACTCCCGCATCATCGAGGTGACCTCTTCCACAACTGTCCGCATGAATGGGTGAGATGGTCTCTGCCTGCCTATGAAGATCTTGTCCCAAACGCTATACCACTGATCCTCTAATGTAGCATTTCTGCTGGCTTTGGCGCAGAGAAGCTGACTCTCGCGAGCAGTTACAAAATCAGGCCGTCCATCTGTCGGAAAGCAGGGTACGAAAGACTGATCCGACACATGCTGAAACCACTTCGATTCGGTTGTGAATACTTTGTAACAGGTTGTGCAATAGTACTGCGGTTCAGAGTGTCGCCTCTTGAGGTGTTGTTTGACATCCCGGATCCGACGCATTTTGAGATTGAGGCAGCTCGTGTGGCGTCCGGCGTTGTATCTGAAAAAGGGGCATGCCAAAAGCCTGTATCTCTTCACCGTAGCATTTTCGTCGTCGGAACTTTCATCCGAGCGCATAGCAGAGTCTGGTAGTTGAACAGAACATCGTGGCCGCTTGATTGGGCCTTCATCGATAGGTACTGCGATATCCATAGTACGCTTGGAGTTTGAGGAGATTTGTAGCCTTCTCTGGTGTTCCGCGCTATCCGCAGCATTGATGGGGTTACCTTCAAGACCCGGACTGGATGTCGTTAAACAATGATTGAGTTTTGGCGATATATTACCAAAAGGTGTAGCTGCACGGCTCCCAAATTCCGACAAAGGGTAGTCATACTGGTCTAACAGTTTCCAATGGAAAACTTCCGTCTCTTGGATCGAGTCAGGGCTCTGTTTCCAACCTGGCGAGGAAGACATATCCAGGACGGAAGGCATTGCCGTCATACGTAACGCCGCCTTGCTTTCTATGAGATTACTTTCTCGACATTGTTGAGGCTTTCCATTAAACAGTGTCCCATTGAGAGCAAATGCATTTCCTGAAGAAAATGAAGGATAAAAGTAAGTAATAGATTTCCATGGTGATATGTAAGACGTACCGCTTGAAGCAATGCCGTTAGGACGTCCGCTTGCGCTGGTGTAGGAGTCAGAAGGCCAATTTGgggcgttggcgaggttTGATATTGAGAAGCAGAGGCGTGGATCGAGCGAGGCTACATGCGAGGTTGAATTCGCGACATTGGAGGGAAGAGACAAAGAACGTCGATTGTCCTCTCTTGGTGTTGCTGTGAGTTCTCTCTTCCACCTCGGTGGCTCCGTTGACATTCTGCTGGCAATCCCCGTTAGTATACTATATTTGAATGATGTCGAGAGAGCTTTTGACTTCCGAGAATGCATCCAAATCTTTATCAAGACAGAAATCCGTCTTTGGCTGAATACGTCGAGGAGACTGCCGAGAAAAGCCAGCATGCTCGACCTGACGCTTCCATTTATCGCCCCTTGGGTCCGACAATGACTGTTTCTTCACACTGACAAGCCCCATCGGACCTCGCCCAGAAAGTCCTCTGGTACCCATCGAATGAGACGAGTCGCGATGATTCTCCAATCGAGTCATCGTGGGAAATGGGGAAGCCGGTCTCACAATGATGCGAGATCACGGGAAGATCTATAGAGTTTGAATTGAACGTCCCCCCCTCGAAGAGGCAGCCGGGGTTCCGCCAGGGGGGGAGAATGGGATATGTTCGTTGATCAGGGTGGATCTGGAAGCCTTCGGAACGCACTAGTTTTGCTATGAAGGACCAACTTTGCGCATTTGTGAGGCTTGGTTGCCTCACCTGTTCCCAACGTCAGCGTGCAGGTTTCACCGCCCCCTCCCAACATAGGGTGTGCTGGCATTTGGACACAGCCGCCGCCATTTATGGACGCGAAGCTGGCAAGgcttttttttattttttaaaGGCTAGAATCGAACATCAGCAGACGAAAGCACTTAGACGTGGAGGTTagtagggggggggggggggggattgtCAGAACCAGGCATCCTGTCGGCTCGGTGTGCGGACAACTATGACTGTCGAATATTAATTACAGACACACACCCTCTTGGATCGTTTATCAATATCCCGGCCTGTGATAAATTGCTCTGGGTAGCGTATTCCATTGTCCAATTCACTGTGGCGAGACCAAAGCAGTAAACACGGCCCTGGGACAACAACTCAGTTCACAATACGCCTTGTGCATGTCTTGGCCGGGTAGTAGGTGTCTTGGGGGGGCTTTGAGCTCTAGGCTGTTACAGCCTAGTTATGGGGGCGGGACGCCTGATCGTGGACTGCGTCCATTGGttagcccccccccccctctggcAGCCAGAAAACAAATGTGCAGAGGGTATGCTTCTAAATGAATTTCACAAATTCGCAAAAAGAATGCTTTATACACTTTCTTGTCTGCAAGCTATGTCAGTAACGAAGCGAATCAGCCCAGGCCAGTAAGCCGAAAGGCAGACGAGGG
The DNA window shown above is from Colletotrichum destructivum chromosome 2, complete sequence and carries:
- a CDS encoding Putative rmlC-like cupin domain superfamily, rmlC-like jelly roll protein, with the protein product MHTHAAFLIALLGALPKGFAVPAPQMGDYGENKGPVGGVAPPIPSVTAPTGNLRGDAGLLGGNAPRPDPDTSDSAIVDDVQLVPGQQADGKLGLYLNFDGVDAPQPIRGKLGSPDPGPRTNAYEKLNPDLYAPPATDKGDVENAMWPLGLSHNRLGSESGAGWARQQNTKVLPVATRMAGVDMKLQPNAYREMHWHTSAEWALMLKGSCRIAAMNEDGKSFVDDLTAGDVWFFPKGVPHSIQAFDQGTEFLLVFDNGGFSEENTFLASQMFLRNPLSVLSKNMKVDVSAFDNIPQDQRYIFNGTPPPKDIQEQNQTSSAGSLVGAESYTYHWSQQQPLQVPGGSVKILDPQTFPIASNFAAALVVVQPGAMREIHWHTTSDEWNYFLQGSGRMTIFEAPEASRTFDFTAGDVGYIKVGDSHYIENTGTEDVVFLEVLQAPKFSDISAAQWLALTPKQVVKDTLNLSDEVIAALPREKEYIKPGNPNMTALADGGKSVKRSFKA